ttCACATGGCCAACACCAATCTCGCCACTGCCATCATCAGGTCTTCCTCAACCAGTTTTTCAAATCCTCTTCTCAACCAAGTTTTCAACCAACTGACAACAACCAAGCTTGACCGGAGCAATTACCTTATATGGAAGACTAGCTATGACCTTCAGATCCTCAAAGGTTACAAGAGTTAGACAGCCATCTATCCGGTGAGACTCCATGCCTTCCGAAGTTCATCCCAACAGATTCCAATACGAGTGCTTCAGAAATAGAAGAAGCTAAAGGTGTTGCTCATCGTGCTTCGTCAAGTTTGCAGGCTACAATAATCACCAACTCTTTATTTGAACAATGGGTAACCACTAATTTATTGTTGCTTAGATGGATTTATAATTCCATGACATCAGAAGTTGCAATCCAATTAATGAGATTCATCGGTGCTAAAGATCTGTGGGAAGCAATAACACAAGATTTTGTTGGTGTTCAATCAAGAGTCGAAGAAAACTTCCTCCAACAAACGTCTCAGACAACTAGAAAAGATAATTCCAAAATGGAGGACTACTTAcatattacaaaaatgaatgCTGACAATCTTAGTCAAACTGATAGCCTTGTCCCTCCACAAGTCCTTTCATATGTTCTATTGGAATTAAACGAAGTTTACAATATGGTAATTGCTGTCGTTCAAGGAAAACCGAATATATCCTAGTTGGATATGTAATCAGAGGTCctcatatttgaaaaaaagactGGAGCATCAGAATACTTAAAATGTTATTGGTAGTATTATTCCCAATGTTTCTGTTAATGTGGCACAAAGTCGAAATCCCAATGAATCTAGAACCCACCTGTTGGAATTGATGCTCTAAATCttgtgtttttgtaatttgtaattgtattatacaaatattttatttataaaataaaataaagtgttttattttgtttgaaatttagttgTATATTAAcacacaaaaccaataaattaACATTCAAGGTTATCTTTTGTAACCTAAACATGTATGTGAAGACATACAAGTGGATCATGTGTTTAAGTGATAACCTAAATGATCTGTAGTAGATGGATAAGGTATCCTACTTTATCCTGGTGACACAACGAATACAACATGCTTTGTAGTTGTTGCAATTGTTCTGAAGTGCTATAAATGATTTGATCCTAATCATTCTTGGACGAGACATTAGAGCAGAGATATTCtatacaaagagtttgtataagaCCAACCCATAAAATGAATAGTCTCTCTTATTAACACTATTACTAGTTGATACCACATTTCACCGGATGACCATAGATGATTTCGACTTGAATCCTGAGTGAGTTGTGAACTTCTTTCTATGAAGGCAGTCATTTGGTTTGCATGGGTGAGAGTGACCTATGTTGCTGACTTAATATGCCAACTATTTTGGAGATTCATCTAATTGGAAAACTGGAAACACATCTACACAAGAAAGAATTCACTCTTTCTGTATAGATAGAGTAAGTAGAGAAATTGCTCTCTTAAGGCTTGATTCCGAGGCTTGAACAATGTGGCACCACACACTCTATCTTGGCTCGAGAGGAGTTCAATTATAGTGAAACTATAACTTATTGTTCATTAGATGAATTAGTGGTACTTAAGGATTTAGATGCAACTACAGGGGCAACACGTTGCCTTTTGGCCTAATTGTTCTTATGAGTACTTTGTGAAGGGTCATTGTACTTTTGATTGGTTATTGCTTGTCTCATTGTGTGCCTATGCAATTGCTCGTAGATATGTTATGCTAAAGCTTTAATTGAGTGACCTATCATGCGACCAGACTAGGCTCATGCGATAAAAGGTGCAATTCATATTCATGTGTTGCTAAACTTCTCATGATATGCATGTAATACAAGTTTTTCTCTCTGTAGCCCAAGTGTAAGCGAAGAGAGGTTTTTTTGTAAGTCCATGGTCGAACATAGGGAATTAATGCTCTTAATGATTTTATCACGCAACTAACTCATGTAGTATaatttatatagtatatatatgaacaatttaatttatcataattatttacaCTAAGGTGCCTTTGGTGGTGTAAGGTGAACATGACAATAGAGTGAAATAGAGAAAGAACTCATTAATGGCATGGTAGGAAGGAATGCTTAATTGGCTAATCGCAGCGATTTGTGCATTAGTAGTTCAAGGAGATATAAAGCCTTCATTGACTTCAGAATTAAGGTGAGTGACCTTTCACCGTCAACGCCTTTGTCGTACTCGCTGACCTCTCGGGATCCAAATACTTAAAGTCAAGCTATATGATTTGTATCTAATCAGTTTGTTTGTATTACAAGTAACTTATCCTTAATTAAGGCAAACAACTTTTCAGTACTTTTTTGCGTACGTTAACATCTTTGCAACTTATGCAAAGGATGAATTCAACGATAAGATTGTATTGCTACAAGTCCAAATGGCCTACCCTATAGACTACTCCTCGACCCAATCAGCCCACAAGTTTAATTGGTCCACTAAATTCACTAAACCTACCAAGATATTTGTGCCATACACCTATCCTCCCATCAGAAACCCTCATACTTGTCTTGTCTTCGTCTCCGTCTCAAGAAGTCTCTCCATCATCTGAAAAACGTCCCTATCCTACCGCTTCCCCCATCTTCACTGGTACTACCCAAAAACACCTCATTCGAAAATACACAAGAAAGTACTACCCCAAAAGCCTCTACTCTGGTTCTCCCCTCTTATCCCATGGTTACTTGTGCTAAATCTGATATTTTTAAACCCAAAGCTTGGCTTTGTCATTCTTCATTCACTTGATTGGGCTCTTATCGAACCAACTCGCCTACAAGATGCATTTAATATTGAAGGGATAAAAACTCTATGCAGCGAAAGATCAATTAACAGAACCATAAACTCAATTTAGTTAggaagttaaaaataatagtacgttgaaaaaaaaaatacataaactaattttatatggctaagcatgctttaaaaaaaacagagaaaaggaaaggtaCTTACTCTCATCAAACCCTCTCTCCtcataaaacatcaaattatGACACCTACACTTGGAGACCTTTCTATTCTCTAAGCTAGAGATTTTGGTTAGTGGGAACCAAAATTGGAAAGAGAATTTTAAGAGaggattattttcttttcttgagaggaaaaaaagagtacgcaaaattctttttttttaagagaaaaaatatttctccTTGTCGTACTCTtaccatttatttaatttaatttcaaatcaaataaaaataaataaacaatttaatttaaattaaataattaattgaagattaatttttataaataaaacaaaccgacaaaatataaatgaaaaagtgcAGGGACTTggccattttttaaaatatttcagatttgACCTTCAATTTCAtcctttttattctcttttttctataattttgcccgtttttcttttatttttttttcaaactgtgatttggttaaatatcgtgtaccaaatatacgagatctatttttgaaaagtaaaaaagtttgaagaagAATGATATTTGTTTGTAGGTGCCAACTGCCTAAGTGTTGTAACCATATCTTTTCCAAAACGTAGTTGGCAAAAGACTTTCGTCTATAACACAGATTCACCAAGacattaaaacaatattaaataaaacctCAAAAACGaataaacaatatttgaacATCAAATACATACAACTCTTCTATTGAAAAAAACTTCACAACtcttttcaagttttggaGTAACACAATATTATAACTATAAAATCttataaacttttctttttctttttgttgattttatcaTAGAACTCCATAagtgaaaatttcaaataatcgTTTACATAcaatcttttttgttcttttagcGTAGCAACCGTACtacaaaagtttagaaaaaataagataaaatttaaaaagaacaaaaaaaaaaaaaaaagagaggaaagaacatacttttttttagaataattgtGTTTTTGGTCAATGTTAATGTTTGAGTTGGAACAACTACTCATGTTTATCTtctcaatcaaatatatacataatattaatggttaattttttattattttttaagtctTATCAactagttttgaaaattacaatttacGTCTACGTCtagtataaatttaaaatttagcaaattaataatagtattagtttaaattttagtaaattaataattatactgtttttctaattaatataataaaggGCAttgattaattgataaaatttaaatggatacaattttcaacctttaaaagaataaatgaatatCTTAGAACAAAGGTTTATGTTTACTTTCTAAAAAGTATGTGGTTATCTACATTTCTGTATAGAATATTTTGGGTTGGTGTAATAGttggagaaattttttttctactttttttattcaatatttttatgtttactattgttatattttggtaaaattCTACTTCAAGAAATAGGCTAAAGTCATAACAATACTGGAAAAATAGGTATGTGATGAAAGTATAAGTTAACTTGGGCTGAAATAAACTTTATAGGAtcaaataactatttttctccaccaatcataaatataatgtttgaaagtttgaaaagaactaaatttaaaaaccaaatcttttttaacaaaaactatattatattatatggaTAGTAATTGAGACACATTATTTTCATGGTGATAATATcttttatacataaataaaatatataaggTGAAACTCATAGATCAGTTtggttttcataaaaaaaaaaaaaaaaaaaatcatttttgtttgttaaaaaatattcatgttTTGAAAATCAGTGGTTAGTTGTTGAGTTGTGACACATAATTGGatcctctttcttttaatttatctatCAAATTTACACAATTTTATCATGTGATAATTGTGGATATTTAatacttaataataaaatgagatataaataatgaagtaAAGGCCATGTGATAATTGTTAAAAAGTATGGTtgcttaattttcttttaatatttcaaaaagtattGTAGTCAAGACTTGTAATATTGACCATATTGATTTTTCAAGAAACCAaacctaaatttattttttgaatttggatatgtaataaaaaaaaagcaaactATTAAGAGAGAAATAGTGAGAAAACAAACTCATTTAAGAACTAAGAAAACAAAGGGTGATCAAACATGAGTGAAATGCCCCCTGATGTTGAAGGAGTCGTTTAAATCCTACTATCTCCTTCTCCCCTTTTCtgtgttgtttttgttgaagTGAAGTGACTTCTAAAAATGCTGAAGGGTTGAGCTATGTTCCATAATGCagtaagaagaaaatattagtCCTAATAGACTCAAAAGTGACGTTTCAGATCCttctcaaaaataaaattaaatatattgagCATGTCAAATATAGTACTGAgaatttgagataaaataaagtatacaaacttgaaattaaaactttgTATCATTCACGTACGGCAACTGAAAAGTACTGAACAAAGTAACATCCAAAGTAAATGAAACAGAAACAGACAATACTTACATTATAGATTTACACGATTCCATAAATGAACATCAAATGAATAACACCGATTCAGATGTATAGCATAAACATGGAGGTAGTGTTTTAATACTTTCTAAAGGTAAGATTAAGACGGCCGGGACGCAGACCAGTATGATGAAGCAAAAACTTGGGTGTCGATTTTGGTATGATTGAAGATACTCCATGGAATATATGTCTAGATTCGCCACCAAAAATTAGAACATCACCTGATTCCAGTTCAACCATCTCTGCTTTATCCACATTTCTTTTATCTCCATACAAGAATTCTGCTGCATTGCCTACAGAAAAGGAAACAACCGGTAGTCCCCTCCAAAGACTCTCTTTGCTTTCATCACGGTCCTGCACAACAAATTGAACTTGTTAGAAAAAGTTTGGgaggttaaattacaaatttagtccCTAAACTTCAAGATTTAggtttatttgatatatttttagtacaatGGGGTGGGAGATTCCAACCAAGGAGCTTATGGACGTTAACACATTCATAGGCTATGTTGCTTTGGTAAATCTATTCAGTCTATGAACTTtcagattttttatattctgtGAATCTGCTTGACACACCACGTGACGATGTTAGACATAAGGTTCAAATTTCTATCTAATAGTCAGAAAACTAACTTAAAAGTCTAGGAAACTGTGATGCACATGATTGAAAGTTAAGAGACATTCTTGAAAGtttatgaacaaaattaacaCAAACTTCATTGTTGAGAAACTAAACTTATAATGTAAGCATTTATTTATCGTGTGAATAAAAATGGCTAATTGCCAAAGAACATGAGTTGGAATTAGCATTACACTTGAAGAAAAAACCACCTTACGGCATTCAgattcatttaaatataattgtgaTACAAAGGACAAGCACTAACCTGATGCAGACCCAATCTTCCCCTCGTTGTGTAGAAGTTCGCAATGCATATGTCTGGAGACATTGACGGAAGAATTTCTTCTACATTACTTATATTGCAGTTGTTCTTGATGAAGGCATGTGCATCTTTAAGTGCACGTTTAACAAGAAATGTAAATTGAGGAGGTATATCTGGTGGTTTATTACCATCCACAACCCGTTTGTTTTCATACCTTCTTGTTTGAGGATCCCAGTCCAATCCAAGACACATCATACGAAGCCTAAGTTTTGCTCCATCTTTATAACCAGGCTGGTAAAATCCCCCTGGGCCAATACCAAGATTTTGACAAGTTTTCACTATATTGATCTGCAACAAGAATAATGAATCCTCAATTACTAAACCCTAACTTCCATACggaaaaatataagatataaaaACACCATCCCGTCATTTAAGCAATGTAAGGCAACAAGGAGTAATATCAGCAAAGAGATGAAACTACAGGGCACCTCTTAACAATAGGCAACATTggaaattttataattagcAAAAGTGAAGTAGGTTAATGTCCATCATCCCAAGATGGGTATTCTAGAGAACAAAATGCCAATTCCCATTTCTAGTTCATATAAGTGTTGACAATTGAAGCAAGAGAATACCTGTTCACGTGGAGTGATGTAGTGCTTCAGTAAAACCATTCCAGGCCTCAACAGTCTATAATCTTTCACAGTGCCACCCTCTTTAACAACATAAATATTTCTATGTTTCACATTACCTCCCCCAGgtaaacaaatatcaaatggTGGTTCAAAGGGAAGTGAATTGTCCGTAACTACAGATTCTTTGGGACCGGTATCAAGGGACTGGAGCTTTGAGACAaacacttcatttttcttcccaAAATGAATAGGAAGAGATGATTTATACTCCTGACAAGAATCGTTCAAAAATTCAAGCCTCTCTACTTGATATGATCTTGCATTACTCTTCAAATCTCTTTTGGACCCTAAATCTATCCGGCTTCTTCTAGTATTTTGTCTATGAACAGGTAGAGACTCATCATAATTATAAGATTTGGGTTCACGTTCCTTGGGATTTAGATGCACAGGAATGCTTCCCACATGTATGACATCTGAACTATTATCTCTGTCATGCAAATGTTCCTTGTCTCTCCCACAACCACAAGAACTACCACAACATGAAGAGTCAGGTAATGCCTGAAGAATAACGAAATAGACttgaaatcaaaatcaaattaatagaaataCAGTAGTAAGATTGAGTATAAGAGCAATGAGTAATTAACAGTGAATAATAATCTCAGTATTCCTCACATGGCTATTTGCTGAAGTGGAAAACGAATCCATTGGTTGAAATTGAAGCAAACGAAAGCCGCGCAGGCAGGGAAATGAAGAAGCAGGGAATAGAAGGCGACGAAGTTGATTGGAGGAGGGCGATGGGGGAAGGGGAAGTGTACGGATGAAAAACATTGGGAAAATTGGATATTAGAGAGATACTTTATAGGGTTCAGAAATTGAGGATGAATGATGATAAAATcggaaaagaagaaggaaatggAAGGGTCGGAGGAGGATGGGAATGACATAATGAGGATATTGTAGAATTAATCCGCAAGTTTCGGTCGTGGCCGCCGCGTTGGCCGAGGAGACTGCACcgggaagaggaagaggaagaggaaggagTCAGGATTTCGGCCATTTTCAAAGCTGTGTGTGTGATCATTTCTTGTGCTGAAATAAAGAGGCTAAATTGATGGTCATATtcattgaaattataaaactaaaatgtattgcaatttttatttttattttatttttggacaactttgaaattgaatgTGTTAGAAAAAAGGTTAACTTTAACTTGGAATGtatctaataatttatttgactcAATTAAACTTGTAAATTTGACTCAATTAAACttgtaaattttgaacaaGTTTATCGTTTTAAACCCTCTATTATAATtgcttttgaaactttttaatacattaaatcttaaatttgtgTGTAAACTTCTTCAAGGGTTATTTTTACAATACACAATTctcaatcaaattttaaattgattcatttataaaagtttgaatcttAACGATACAATTATGAGTTTtacgaaaaaaaaatatgtatacaCTTTCAGAGTTTAAATCAATGGAATTACCGATTAGTGTTTTAAAgtacaactaaaaaaattaaggagtgtaaatttatattttcacaaattttaattaattttatccaTATTTGTGGtgtaatattataaaattattttgtaaaattaacaGGTATCTCTATCTCTACAAAGCCCAACCTATGATACAGCCCAGgttgaaatgaaaaaccaaGCCCAAAGAATAATCCTCAAAGATCACAATTTTCacatgtataaataaatagtttcaaaagtAAGGTCTTATAGTACATTAACACTATAATTATTGGAGAAAAGAATTATCAATTTCACGatattaatcaataaataaacatcTTCTATGACTtgtgaaaagtaaaaacaaaggGGAAGAAAATTCTAATATCAAATTGGAGTTTTGTTCACTACAAAACACACAACATGGAACGATGAGTAATCATGCTTTAACATTTTTAAGCACTTCAGAAtgaattatatgaaaaagaagagatcAAGAGTGGAATGGAATGCTTATCCTAACATGTGTTTTGTCCGCTTCATCTCATACCTCTTATCAATGGTTCTTAATGAAGTTCATAACAACCTTTGGTTGGTTGTTAGTCGCCAGAGAGTTACTAAACGATAGTTATGACTGTTAACAACTATCATTGACAGACTTTCATGATCTTTCTCTCCCTGTTCCCTCTTATTTCTCCATGTCTCTGTCTTTATCCCCTTTCTTGGatttatcatttcatttctaatcttcattttcataaatattaacaaGATATGGACTCCCTTGTTTAAGAAGGTTCAACGCTCAAGTGTGGTTCGATTGTGCATGCTAGTTGTGGATTATtgaatcttcttcatcttctgcCGTCCATAATTGTTGATGCACTTCATTCTGCCTACTAGTTATCTCACATATGGAACAGAATGTCAAGATCGTCAATTAACCAAACTGCTTAGTTACCTTGTCAAGTGAAATCAAAAGTTGCAAAACATAAACAAGTTAGTATGACTCTGCATTCTTTGTGCAAATAGATTGAtcgaaaaaaagaaaaaaaatattaaataacaaacaaaaacgaGAACGagaacatattaaaaaaacaataatcaagatgaaaaaaatattaaaggctattaaaagaaaaaaggaattaaattaataaaaatgctaacaaaaaaaaaagtagagatacaatatatagagaataaagcttaagaaaaaattaacaacGAAAAGACacgataataaataaaacaaatataaacaataaggTACGAAGaaatatgtaataaataaataatatatatatatatatatataaataaaagagaagctGATgagataataaattaataattataagagggagaaaaaatatagaaatttgaacaataatagtaagaaaatatttaatcatttagtttctttttttttggagttttCTTATTGAAGCTTGAagaatgataaataaaataatgaaagtagtaagaataagaaacaataaagaactttcaaacaaaataaacaaaataataagaagaagatgaaattaataacaaacaaaataataacaaactaCTTTAAGAGTagttaaataacattttttacaaaagttggttaataacaaaattaaaaggtaGTCAAACTATGACAAAAATTAATCAAccaattgaattaattttaaataaggtCAGATAAAATTAGGTGATTACACaaccaaataagaaaattcCATGATGCAAgatcattttttcataaattctatATATGTCTTGCGAATTGTATATTCTCTGCGATTTATTAATCCTGGACCATTTTGGTGCAATTAAAGCCCAAGGGCGAATAACTAAAGGTAGGGTGATTTTTTAGATGAAAATCGAGTTAATTTGGAGAACTTTTCGAGTGAGACTGGAATCAGAGAAAGATATTTAAGAATTCTCGGCAATCCTAttgaaggtaaaaaataaaatttgaagatctCGAGGCTATCTTGAACCTATTTCGACCAAAAGTATCTACACGATCATGTTCTTTCATCCTAGATCATGGAGGATCTCGGGACATGGTATGCTCGAAATCGTGTACTAAAAtctacacgattgtgtatcaCTCGCGTGTGACCAAAATATCGCATGTTGATAGGGgataattttggtattttacatTGTGGGTTTGTGGgtctttttcgttttcaaaattgttttatacaacgtaaatattttgtcggtttattatattttttaaaaaaccctaaaatgaatttatttttatatttaattaaaccttaaatttttaattttctattaatacattttttaagtaaaaattaGGGGTGTAAGAATAACCTAAATAACCCGAAAAACCGGACTACCCAACTCATATTATATGAGTTGGATTggattagtttaaaatgtgagttgggttgggttgagattttttgttttttcgaGTTAGGTTGGGTCTCGGATTTGGGGTTGAAAAATCTGGTTCAACCTAACTCAACTcgaattaataatatataggttatatttatattatacatgaaatttatatcttctttatGCGTTTTATTAATCCGGGGTCATCTTAATGTACCAAGATCAAATAACTAAAGGCACAAGTTTTTCATCTTGAGACATCTCAAAGCAATGTATTGCCGAGatcgaataaaataaaggtaaaATTCATTCATCCCAGGTCATCTAGGTGCTACTAAGGCCCAAGATCCACTAACTAAAGGAATAAGTCCTTCATCTTAAGGCATCTTGGGGCAATGTATGCCCgagatcaaacaaaataaaggtAGAGGACAATCTCCGTGTCACTAAGGTTCGAGAGCCAAAAACTAAAGGAAGAATTCTTTCATCCCGAGGCATCTTGGAGCATTGTATATCTGAGATCGAATGAATTAAACACATAATTCTTTTATCTTGGGACATCTTGATGCAACTAAGGCTTGAGATCGTGTATTATGATCTACactatcatttaaatttaaaagtcatcaattaaaaaaatatataatacaatcCCACAACAACTCAACTCATATTTTAAGAGTTTTTGTTAATAAGTTGGtaatatgatttgaattatTCGAATTACCAACTCAACCAATCCGAAAAATATGAGTTAggttgagaatgtctcccaacccaacccatttATACCCTTAATCAAAATTGCAACCACATTTATGATTTGCATCCCTCGCCACTATTGTtgtgagagaaaaataaaacataatttttagaCACCTTGAATATAAATACCAAACAGACACAAGTCTAGAATTGCAGttaaatgtaattaaacttataattttaagCTAATAGAAACTTGTTTCCCTCtttacatcattttttttttcttctttgctgcggtataaaatataaactatcaactaagagaaggaaaaaattttgaacttttaagttaaagaaaatataacacTTCTTTGACTCACCTTATTAATACATACAAAGTTAGTAAAGGTCAAATAATGAGTATAATATTCATAAACTTTactaaaataaccaaatttaatttgtatatcCTCCCAAAGTTCAGTTATGGTTAGAATGTTTGAGTGCAGAAGTGAATGACTTTTGGTAGATGGAAAATTAATCTTATCTTCAAATTAAGTTCTAatgtcaatatatattatggtaTGTTCATTGATTTGATATCCTAATCTTGGATGTTTCAATATCTACCAAATTAGCTTTTGGCTACATACCCAATCCCACATGTGAGGAAAGGAGACAAGGGCATTGGGCACCATGAAATAAggacaattttaatttaatgtgagaTTAGATGAGTTGAAAATTCTAGACACATTTAATAATTAAGCTACACATTTGAATTAGATATAACTAAAGGAActatatattgattttataaattaatttactttatgTATAGCACAggttcatttttaatttcatttctttaataaGGATATAAGTAGGTTTTACTCAATATCTACCTAATCGACtattttgagagagaaaataaaaatagcaaGAGTGTTCAACTATAGAATGGTCTACTTTAATGTTGGTTTCATTTGTACATAACttagaatttagtttttgtaaatttgaaatattaattttagtgtCCAAAATTTGGATAGAAAAAAgcacttaatttttatttgacaataacaataaatttgtaatttgaagaaGGTAGCATGCAAGATGAAAATCTATATTGGTGTTTTACTTGCCACATAGGTTTTGATACTTTGAGCAATTGTGTAAATAGAGAGTttgattattaaaatgaaCTTTCTTTCCCTAAAGTTATTATGatgtatttatatgttttgt
This is a stretch of genomic DNA from Cucumis sativus cultivar 9930 chromosome 4, Cucumber_9930_V3, whole genome shotgun sequence. It encodes these proteins:
- the LOC101210053 gene encoding uncharacterized protein LOC101210053 isoform X1, which codes for MFFIRTLPLPPSPSSNQLRRLLFPASSFPCLRGFRLLQFQPMDSFSTSANSHALPDSSCCGSSCGCGRDKEHLHDRDNSSDVIHVGSIPVHLNPKEREPKSYNYDESLPVHRQNTRRSRIDLGSKRDLKSNARSYQVERLEFLNDSCQEYKSSLPIHFGKKNEVFVSKLQSLDTGPKESVVTDNSLPFEPPFDICLPGGGNVKHRNIYVVKEGGTVKDYRLLRPGMVLLKHYITPREQINIVKTCQNLGIGPGGFYQPGYKDGAKLRLRMMCLGLDWDPQTRRYENKRVVDGNKPPDIPPQFTFLVKRALKDAHAFIKNNCNISNVEEILPSMSPDICIANFYTTRGRLGLHQDRDESKESLWRGLPVVSFSVGNAAEFLYGDKRNVDKAEMVELESGDVLIFGGESRHIFHGVSSIIPKSTPKFLLHHTGLRPGRLNLTFRKY
- the LOC101210053 gene encoding uncharacterized protein LOC101210053 isoform X2, with translation MFFIRTLPLPPSPSSNQLRRLLFPASSFPCLRGFRLLQFQPMDSFSTSANSHALPDSSCCGSSCGCGRDKEHLHDRDNSSDVIHVGSIPVHLNPKEREPKSYNYDESLPVHRQNTRRSRIDLGSKRDLKSNARSYQVERLEFLNDSCQEYKSSLPIHFGKKNEVFVSKLQSLDTGPKESVVTDNSLPFEPPFDICLPGGGNVKHRNIYVVKEGGTVKDYRLLRPGMVLLKHYITPREQINIVKTCQNLGIGPGGFYQPGYKDGAKLRLRMMCLGLDWDPQTRRHMHCELLHNEGKIGSASGP